AGGGCCTGCGGGTCGGTGCCATCGAATCGGGGCTGCAGCTCTGTCTGGACACGGGGCTGGCCGAAGGACTCTTCCTGGAGGCCCTGCGAGCGGCCCAGCGCTACCGCATCGAGGGGCGCGAACTCATGCTCTTCGGCCGCGGCGCGCACGATGACCGGGCCCTGCTGCGCTTCGAGGCGCCCGAGCCGCATTCCGCCGCGCGCTGAGCGGGCGGCGCGGCGGGCAGGGCGCACGCCTCAGGCGGCGGTCAGTCGCTCCAGGGCCTCGCGGTACTTGGCGGCCGTCTTCTCGACCACCTCGCGCGGCAGGCGCGGTGCCGGTGCGCTCTTGTTCCAGGGAGCGCCATTCACCTGGGCCTGCTCCAGCCAGTCGCGCACGAACTGCTTGTCGTAGCTGGGCGGGTTCTCGCCGGCGGCCAGGGCGGCCTCGTAGCCTTCGACGGGCCAGTAGCGCGAGCTGTCGGGGGTGAGCACCTCGTCCATCAGCACCAGCGTGTCGTCGGGCGCCAGGCCGAACTCGAACTTGGTGTCGGCAATGATCATGCCCTTCTCCAGCGCAATGGCGGCTGCCGCCTCGTAGAGCGCGATGCTGGTGTCGCGGATCTTCGTGGCCAGCTCGATGCCCACCATTTCCACCGTGCGCTCGAAGGTGATGTTCTCGTCGTGCTCGCCCATCGCGGCCTTGGCGGCCGGCGTGTAGATGGGCTGCGGCAGGCGTGCCGCGTTCGTGAGCCCTTCGGGCAACTGCACGCCGCAGACCGAGCGCGTGGCCTGGTATTCCTTCCAGCCGCTGCCGGCCAGGTAGCCGCGCACCACGGCCTCCACCGGAATCGGGCGCAGCCGCTGCACGAGCATGGAGCGGCCACGCACCTGCGCGGCTTCCTCGGCGGACACCACGCTTTCCGGCGCATCGCCGGTCAGGTGCGTGGGGCACAGGTGGCCGAGCTTGTCGAACCAGTACAGCGCCATCTGCGTGAGCAGTTCGCCCTTGCCGGGAATGGGCTCGCCCATGATGACGTCGAACGCCGAGATCCGGTCGCTGGCCACCATGAGGATGCGGTCGTCGCCCACGGCGTAGTTGTCGCGGACCTTGCCCCGCGCGAGAAGCGGCAGCGAAGCCAGGGACGAGGTGTGCAGGGCGGGGGAGCTGGGCAGGGTCATGGTGTGAAAGGGTTGCAAGCGGTAATCCGGAGCCCGCGCGGCGGAGGGCGGGTGACTGCCGGATTCTAGGGCGCCCCCTCCTGTACAGCCCGCCCATTTTGGCGCCGCGGAGCCCGCAGGTCATCTGTAACAGCAGTATCCCCGGAGGGCCCGCGGTCGGGATTGCAATTCCCGGCAGCGGGGCGCATAGTGGATTTGACAGCGCATGCATGAGCTCCCCCATCCGTCGGGCCGCCACCTCGATGTCCCGAGGCGACGGCGTTATTTCAACGTGCCAAGGAGACTTGTTTATGAACCTGACGATCAGCGGCCACCACCTCGATGTCACCCCTGCTCTGCGCAACTACGTGACAGGCAAGCTGGACCGGATCAGCCGGCATTTCGACCAGGTGGTCGATGTGAAGGTGCTTCTAACCGTCGAAAAGCAGAAGGAGAAGGACAAGCGCCAGCGCGCGGAATGCAATGTGCACGTCAAGGGCAGCGACCTGTTCGCCGAGAGTTCGCATTCCGACCTCTACGCCGCGGTGGACGAACTCGTGGACAAGCTCGACCGGCAGGTCGTGCGCCACAAGGACCGCTTGCAGGACCACCACTGCCCCCTCAAGCGCGCCCAGCCCGCCTGACCGGGCACCCTGCCGCACCCGGGTGGGCGGGGTTTTCCGACACCCGATCCCCGCATTGCCCGCAAAGCCGCCGGAAAGGCGGCTTTTTCATTCCCTTTCTCAAGGGCTCAGGGTTTATGCTAGGGGGTGCATAATCGCAACCCTTCACCATGAACCGTCTTGCTTCCATACTGCCGGCCGCTCAAGTGCTCGTGAGCGTCGATGCCACCAGCAAAAAGCGTGCATTCGAGGAGGCCGGGCTGTTGTTCGAGAGCCAGCACGGCCTGTCGCGTGCGCTCATCACCGACAGCCTCTTCGCCCGCGAACGCCTGGGCTCGACCGGCTTGGGGCACGGCGTGGCGATCCCCCACGGGCGCATCAAGGGGCTGAAGGCGCCCATGGCCGCGGTCTTCCAGCTGGCCCACCCCATCGGGTTCGATGCCCCGGACGAGCAGCCGGTCGGCTTGCTGATCTTCCTGCTCGTGCCGGAAGCAGCGACCCAGAAGCACCTCGAAATCCTCTCCGAGATCGCCGAGCTGCTGAGCGATGGTCCGCTGCGCGAGCGCATCAAGGGCTCGACCGACGCCGCCGAGCTGCATGGGCTCATCGCCGGCTGGCAGTCGGCGCAGGCCACGGCCTGATCCGGCGTCCCCTCCCGACCTGATGGCCCGCACCCTGTGAAGCCCAACGTCGTCAGCGCCGATGTCCTCTTCGAGGAATTCCGTTCTCCCCTGAAGTGGGAGTGGGTCGCCGGGCTGGGCGCCTCCGAGCGCCGCTTCGACGAGGTGGCCGTGCGCTCCGCGCGCTCCGGCGCCGATCTCGTCGGCTATCTGAACTACATCCATCCCTACAGGGTGCAGATCCTGGGCGAACGCGAGATCGCCTACCTCACCAACGCCACGCCCGAGGATTGCAAGCGGCGCATCGCACGCATCGTGACCCTCGAGCCGCCGGTGCTGGTGCTCGCCGACAACCAGATGGCGCCCGACGCGCTGCTGTCGATGTGCGAACGCGCGCAGATCCCGATGTTCTCGACGCACGAGTCGTCGGCCTTCGTGATCGATGTGCTGCGCGCCTACCTCTCCAAGCACTTCGCCGACCGCACCACCATGCACGGCGTGTTCATGGACATCCTCGGGCTCGGGGTGCTCATCACCGGCGAGTCGGGCCTGGGCAAGAGCGAACTGGGGCTGGAACTCATCTCGCGCGGCAACGGGCTCGTTGCCGACGATGCGGTGGATTTCTTCCGCATCAACCAGACCACGATCGAGGGCAAGTGCCCCGATCTGCTGCAGAACCTGCTCGAAGTGCGCGGCATCGGCCTGCTCGACATCCGCGCCATCTTTGGGGAGACGGCGGTGCGCCGCAAGATGCGGCTGCGCCTCATCGTCCACCTCGTGCGCAAGGAAACGCTGGAGCGCGAATACGAACGCCTGCCCTACGAGCCGCTGACGCAGGATGTGCTCGGCGTGCCCGTGCTCAAGGTGGTGATCCAGGTGGTGGCGGGCCGCAACATCGCCGTGCTGGTGGAGGCGGCGGTGCGCAACACCATCCTCAACCTGCGCGGCATCGATACCTACCAGGAATTCGTCGAGCGCCACCGCCGCGCCATGGAGCAGCGCGACGGCTCCTGAGTCCCGCGGCACCGCAGCGGGCGGGCGCCGATCGGGCCGCCCTTCGGAGAATCAGTCGGTCTGCCGGCGTGCACTGGACGCTTTTGCGCAGGTGGCGCATTGCCCATAGAGCGCCATCGAGTGGTCCTGCACCACCCAGCCCTTGGCCTTGGCCACGAGCTGCTGGCGCTTCTCGATCTCGGGATCGAAGAATTCCTCGACCTTGCCGCAGACCATGCAGATGAAGTGGTCATGGTGCTGGCCTTCGTTGAGCTCGTACACCGCCTTGCCGCTCTCGAAATTGCTGCGGATCAGGATGTCGGCCTGCTCGAACTGCGTGAGCACGCGGTAGACGGTGGCGAGGCCGATGTCCGAGCGTTCGTCCAGGAGCACGCGAAAGACATCTTCGGCCGTCATGTGGCGCTGGGCGCCCTTCTGGAAGATCTCCAGGATCTTCAGGCGTGGAAGGGTGGCCTTGAGCCCGGTGCTCTTGAGTTCGTCGATGTTCGTCATGACAGGGTCGTTCGTGTGCCTGAGGGCGCGCGCCAAGGCCTGGGAGACCAGCCGCTACAATGGTTCGATCATATCGTCTATGCCTATTTCCATGTCCGTCCACGCCCGTCGCAGCGCCCGAATGGGCCTGATCCTGTTGCTCGGCGCGGGCCTCTCGGCCTGCGGCAGTTTCAATAGCGCCAGCAACCGCGTCGCGAGCATGGTCACGCCCTACAAGGTCGAGATCGTGCAGGGCAATTTCGTCTCGCGCGAGCAGGTCGAGGCGCTGCAGCCCGGCATGTCGCGCCAGCAGGTCAAGGAGATCCTGGGCACGCCGCTCCTGACCAGCCTCTTCCACGCCGACCGCTGGGAATACGTCTTCACGCTCAAGCGTCCCGGCGTCGATGCGCAGTCGCGCAAGCTCACGGTCTACTTCAAGGGCGATGCCTTCGAGCGCGCCGTGGGCGACGAGATGCCCACCGAAGCCGAGTTCGTCGCCACGCTGGGCTCGGCACGCAAGTCGCCGCCCAAGGTGCCGGTGCTCGAAGCCACGCCCGAGCAGCTCGCCAAATACCCCAAGGCGGCCGCTGCGGCGCTGCCGGAGCCGGCCGATTCCGCCGTGCCGCCGCCGCCCTCCAGCTACCCGCCGCTGGAATCCACCAACCGCTGACCGGTCCGCAGGCGCAGGTGCGCAGGTCCCGAACGAAGGATCTCCGCTGCGCCGGCAACGCCGGATCCGCCCCCCGTTCGCCCTTCCTTCCCCATCGCGCCATGACCGTGACCGCCTCTCCGTCCCTGCCTTCCTCTTCTGCCGCTGGCGCGGCCCCGTGCCGCGTGGCCGTGGCGGGGGTGTCCGGCCGCATGGGCCGCATGCTCGTCGAGGCGATCCGTGACAGCGGCGGCGACCTGGTGCTCGCGGGTGCGCTCGATGTCGCGGCCAGCCCGGCCATCGGTTCGGACGCCACGGCGTTCCTGGGCCATGCCAGCGGCGTTGCGATCACCGCCGACCTGCACGAAGGCCTGGCCCAGGCCGACGTGCTGATCGATTTCACGCGGCCCGAAGGCACGCTGGCCCATCTGGCCGTCTGCGCGGAGCGCGGCGTGAAGGCCGTGATCGGCACGACGGGGTTCACCGAGGCGCAGAAGGCCGAGATCGCCGCGTACGCGCAGCGCACGGCCATCGTCATGGCGCCCAACATGAGCGTGGGCGTGAACGTCACGCTCAAGCTGCTGGAGATGGCCGCGAAGGCGCTGTCCACCGGCTACGACATCGAGATCATCGAAGCGCACCACCGCCACAAGGTCGATGCGCCTTCGGGCACCGCGCTCAAGATGGGCGAGGTCATCGCCGGGGCCCTGGGCCGCGACCTGAAGGACTGCGCCGTGTACGGCCGGGAGGGCGTGACGGGCGAGCGCGATCCGTCCTCCATCGGGTTCGCGGCGGTGCGCGGCGGCGACATCGTGGGCGACCACACGGTGCTGTTCGCCGGCACCGGCGAGCGCATCGAGATCACGCACAAGTCTTCGAACCGTGCCGGCTATGCGCAGGGCAGCCTGCGCGCGGTGCGCTTCCTGGCGGCCCACCGCACGGGGCTGTTCGACATGTTCGACGTGCTCAATCTGCACGGCTGATCCGCCGCACGGCCTGCGGCACGCTTCGCAGCCCGCGCACCTTTCCCTCCCTCTTTTTTCGCAGTGGCGCATCCATGAACGCTTGGCACTGGTGGCACCAGGGAGACATGGTCACCCGCATCTCGGCGGTGGTGCTGCTCGCCATGTCCGTGGCGAGCTGGGTCGTCATCCTCTGGAAGGCGCGGCTGCTGCGGCGCGCGGTGTCCGGCGTGGAGCGCAGCACGGCGGCCTTCTGGCAGGCGCCCTCGCTGGCCGTGGCCGCGCAGCGCCTGGAGTCGTTCGACCGCGATGGCCTCGTGCTGCCGCTCGTGAATGCCGCGGCCCGCGTGGCGGACGGAGCGCAGGCCGGCACCCTGGCCGCGAGCGGCCACCGGGCGCAGCAGCTCACCCGCGTGCTGCGGGACGCGCTGCACCGCGTGCTGGGCCGCCTGCAGTTCGGGCAGGTGCTGCTGGCCACCGTCGGGTCCACGGCGCCCTTCGTGGGGCTGCTGGGCACGGTCTGGGGCATCTACCACGCGCTCACGGCGCTGGCCGGAGGCGGGCAGGTCACGATCGAACGGGTCGCGGGCCCCGTGGGCGAAGCGCTCGTGATGACGGCCGCGGGGCTGGCGGTGGCGATTCCCGCCGTGCTGGCCTACAACCTCTTCGGGCGCTGGATCGGGCGTGTCGAGGCCGACCTCGAGGGCTTCGCGCGCGACCTGCGCGAACTCCTGCTGGACACGCCCTCCGGCGACTGACCGAGCGATCTCTCCCCATGGCATTCGGCCGCCTCGAACGCACCTCGGCTCCCAAGCCGATGAGCGACATCAACATGACGCCGCTGGTGGACGTGATGCTGGTGCTGGTGGTGATCTTCATCCTCACGGCGCCGCTGCTGGCGAGCGCCATCCGGCTCGACCTGCCGCGTGCCGACGGCACTTCCGCGGGCGCGCCGGCCGGCGCGGTGACCGTGGCCATCGATGCCGGGGGGCAGGTGTACCTGGCCGACGAGCCCATGGACGGCGGCACGCTCGCCGGGCGCCTGCGCCGCATCGCGGCCGAGCGGCCCGACACCGAGGTGCAGCTGCGCGCCGACGCGGCCGTGCCCTATGGCCGCGTGGTGGAGGTGATGGGCGCGGCGCATGCCGCCGGCCTGCACCGCATCGGTTTCGTGGCCGATCCCGGGCCGGCGCCGGCACCGCCTTCCCCGGGCAGCCGGTAAAGCCGCGGGGCCGGCTGCGCATCGCGCCTAAAATCCCCGCCGAATCCTCCCTCCGACATGACGGTGGCCGCGCGTGCGGCCCGGCCCCACTTTTTCCATGCAAGACAAATACACCCCTGCCGAGGTCGAGCGCGCCGCGCACAGCCACTGGACCGCCCGCGACGCCTACCGCGTGACCGAAGACGCGGGCAAGAAGAAGTTCTATGCCTGCTCGATGCTGCCCTACCCCAGCGGCAAGCTGCACATGGGCCACGTGCGCAACTACACGATCAACGACATGCTCACGCGCTACCTGCGCATGAACGGCCACAACGTGCTGATGCCCATGGGGTGGGATGCCTTCGGCCTGCCGGCCGAGAACGCGGCGCTCAAGAACGGCGTGCCGCCCGCACAGTGGACCTACGACAACATCGCCTACATGAAGAAGCAGATGCAGGCGATGGGGCTGGCCATCGACTGGTCGCGCGAGGTCGCCACCTGCGACCCCGACTACTACCGCTGGAACCAGTGGCTGTTCCTCAAGATGCTCGAAAAGGGCATCGCCTACCGCAAGACACAGGTGGTGAACTGGGACCCGGTGGACCAGACCGTGCTGGCCAACGAGCAGGTGATCGACGGCCGCGGCTGGCGCACCGGCGCCCTGGTCGAAAAGCGCGAGATTCCGGGCTATTACCTGAAGATCACCGATTACGCGCAGGAGCTGCTCGACCACGTGCAGATGGGCAATGCCAAGGCCTCGCTCACCGGCTGGCCCGACAAGGTGCGGCTCATGCAGGAGAACTGGATCGGCAAGAGCGAGGGCGTGCGCTTCGCCTTCACGCACGACATCCGCGGCGACGACGGCCTGCTGATCGGCGATGGCCGCATGTACGTCTTCACGACGCGTGCCGACACCATCATGGGCGTGACCTTCTGCGCCGTCGCGCCCGAGCACCCGCTGGCCGCGCACGCCGCGCGCTCGCAGCCCGAGGTGGCGGCCTTCATCGAAGAGTGCAAGAGCGGCGGCACCACCGAGGCCGAGCTGGCCACGCAGGAGAAGAAAGGCGTGCGCACGGGCCTCACGGTGACGCACCCGCTCACGGGCGAACCCGTGGACGTGTGGGTGGGCAACTACGTGCTCATGGGCTATGGCGACGGTGCCGTGATGGGCGTGCCCGCGCACGACGAGCGCGATTTCGCCTTCGCGCTCAAGTACGGCATCGAGATCAAGCAGGTGGTGCTGGTCGATGGCGAGACCTTCGACTACCACCGGTGGCAGGACTGGTACGGCGACAAGCAGAACGGCGTCACGATCAATTCCGACAGCTTCAGCGGCCTCTCCTACCGGGACGCCGTGGCGGCCGTGGCCCACTCGCTGAATGAAAAGGGCCTGGGCGAGAAGAAGACCACCTGGCGCCTGCGCGACTGGGGCGTTTCGCGCCAGCGCTACTGGGGCACGCCGATCCCGATCATCCACTGCGACGAACACGGCGCGGTGCCGGTGCCCGAGAAGGACCTGCCCGTGGTGCTGCCGCAGGACTGCATCCCGGACGGCTCGGGCAACCCGCTGCACAAGCACGAAGGCTTCCACGCGGGCGTGACCTGCCCCGTGTGCGGCAAGGCCGCGCGCCGCGAGACCGACACCATGGACACGTTCGTGGATTCGTCGTGGTACTTCATGCGCTACTGCGACCCGAAGAACGCCGACGCCATGGTGGCCGGCGGCGCCGACTACTGGATGCCGATGGACCAGTACATCGGCGGCATCGAGCACGCGATCCTGCATTTGCTCTATGCGCGCTTCTGGACCAAGGTGATGCGCGACCTGGGCCTGGTGAAGGTCGACGAGCCTTTCACCAAGCTGCTCACGCAGGGCATGGTGCTCAACCACATCTACTCGCGACGCAACGACAAGGGCGGCAAGGAGTATTTCTGGCCGCACGACGTGGAGAACCTCGTCGACGAGGCCGGCAAGGTCACCGGCGCGCGCCTCAAGAACGCCGTGGGCGACCTGCCCGTGGGCACGCCGATCGACTACGAGGGCGTGGGCACGATGTCCAAGTCCAAGAACAACGGCGTCGATCCGCAGGAACTGATCGAGAAGTACGGTGCCGACACGGCCCGGCTCTACACCATGTTCACGGCGCCGCCCGAAGCCACGCTGGAGTGGAACGACGCCGCGGTGGAGGGCAGCTACCGTTTCCTGCGCCGCGTCTGGAATTTCGGCGCCAAGCTCACGGGCATCGACGCCGCGGCCACCGAGGCGGCCATCCAGGGCGCGCGCAGCCTGCAGGACGTGCCCTTCGGCAAGGAGGCCAAGGCCCTGCGGCTGGAAATCCACACGGTGCTCAAGCAGGTGGACTACGACTACCAGCGCATGCAATACAACACCGTCGTCTCCGGCGCGATGAAGATGCTCAATGCGCTGGAGGATTTCAAGGCGGTGGATGCGCCTGGCGGACTCGTTGCGCTCATCGAGGGCTTCGGCATCCTGCTGCGCGCGATCTACCCGGCCACGCCGCACATCGCCCACGGCCTCTGGAGCGAGCTGGGCTACGCAGGCGCCCTGGGCGACCTGCTCGACGCGCCCTGGCCGCAGGTGGATGCCGCGGCGCTGGTGCAGGACGAGATCGAACTGGTGCTGCAGGTCAACGGCAAGCTGCGCGGCGCGATCCGCGTGCCGGCCTCGGCCGACCGCGCCGAGATCGAGCGCATCGCCCTCGCGAGCGAGGACTTCCACAAGCACGCCGCCGGCGCCACGCCCAAGAAGGTCGTGGTCGTGCCGGGCCGGCTGGTGAACGTGGTCGTCTGACCCGTTGCGCCCGTTTCCGAACCCACCGCTTAGAGAAGAGAACCCGCCCCATGCTGCTGCGCAAACGCACGCTCCTGACCCTGCTGGCCACGGCGCCCCTGGCGGCCGGCCTGACCGCCTGCGGCTTCCGCCTGCGCGGGGCGCCGGAATTCCAGTTCCGCACCATGTACATCCAGGCCGGCGGCGGCTCGCTGTTGGCGCGCGAGCTGGAGCGCACCCTGCGCGGCGCGGGCGGCAACCTCACGGTGCTGCGCGAGCCTGCCGACCTGCCCAAGGCCGAGACGGTGTTCGAACTGCTCTCGGAGCAGCGCGAGCGCGTGGTCGTGGGCTACAACGCGTCCGGCCAGGTGCGCGAACTGCAGCTGCGCCTGCGCATCCGCTTCAAGCTGCGCAACCAGCAGGGCGTGGAACTCATCCCGCCGACCGAGCTGCTGCAGCAGCGCGACGTGAGCTACAACGAAAGCATCGCGCTCGCCAAGGAAGCCGAAGAGGCGCTGCTCTACCGCAACATGCAGACCGACCTCGTGCAACAGCTGCTGCGGCGCCTGGCCGCCGCGAAGCCGCAACCATGATTTGCTATATTTTTAATAGCAAACTATTCAATGGAATCGGCGGCATGAAGGGGTTTTTGCCATGAGCGCCACTGTGCCATGCAGATTGCCCTGAACCAGTTGGCCGCGCACCTCCAGAAGGGGGTGCGGCCGCTCTACACGCTGCATGGCGACGAGCCGCTGCTGCAGCAGGAAGCCGCCGACGCGATCCGGGCGGCCGCGCGCGCGCAGGGCTACACCGAGCGCAGCAGCCACACGGTGGCCGGCGCGCACTTCGACTGGAGCGCCGTGCTGGCTGCGGGCGGCTCGCTCTCGCTCTTCGCCGACAAGCAGATCGTGGAGATCCGCATCCCCTCGGGCAAACCCGGCAAGGACGGTGGCGCGGCGCTG
The DNA window shown above is from Acidovorax sp. NCPPB 4044 and carries:
- a CDS encoding PTS sugar transporter subunit IIA — translated: MNRLASILPAAQVLVSVDATSKKRAFEEAGLLFESQHGLSRALITDSLFARERLGSTGLGHGVAIPHGRIKGLKAPMAAVFQLAHPIGFDAPDEQPVGLLIFLLVPEAATQKHLEILSEIAELLSDGPLRERIKGSTDAAELHGLIAGWQSAQATA
- a CDS encoding ExbD/TolR family protein; translated protein: MAFGRLERTSAPKPMSDINMTPLVDVMLVLVVIFILTAPLLASAIRLDLPRADGTSAGAPAGAVTVAIDAGGQVYLADEPMDGGTLAGRLRRIAAERPDTEVQLRADAAVPYGRVVEVMGAAHAAGLHRIGFVADPGPAPAPPSPGSR
- the fur gene encoding ferric iron uptake transcriptional regulator, with the translated sequence MTNIDELKSTGLKATLPRLKILEIFQKGAQRHMTAEDVFRVLLDERSDIGLATVYRVLTQFEQADILIRSNFESGKAVYELNEGQHHDHFICMVCGKVEEFFDPEIEKRQQLVAKAKGWVVQDHSMALYGQCATCAKASSARRQTD
- a CDS encoding outer membrane protein assembly factor BamE gives rise to the protein MSVHARRSARMGLILLLGAGLSACGSFNSASNRVASMVTPYKVEIVQGNFVSREQVEALQPGMSRQQVKEILGTPLLTSLFHADRWEYVFTLKRPGVDAQSRKLTVYFKGDAFERAVGDEMPTEAEFVATLGSARKSPPKVPVLEATPEQLAKYPKAAAAALPEPADSAVPPPPSSYPPLESTNR
- a CDS encoding MotA/TolQ/ExbB proton channel family protein, which codes for MNAWHWWHQGDMVTRISAVVLLAMSVASWVVILWKARLLRRAVSGVERSTAAFWQAPSLAVAAQRLESFDRDGLVLPLVNAAARVADGAQAGTLAASGHRAQQLTRVLRDALHRVLGRLQFGQVLLATVGSTAPFVGLLGTVWGIYHALTALAGGGQVTIERVAGPVGEALVMTAAGLAVAIPAVLAYNLFGRWIGRVEADLEGFARDLRELLLDTPSGD
- the hprK gene encoding HPr(Ser) kinase/phosphatase produces the protein MKPNVVSADVLFEEFRSPLKWEWVAGLGASERRFDEVAVRSARSGADLVGYLNYIHPYRVQILGEREIAYLTNATPEDCKRRIARIVTLEPPVLVLADNQMAPDALLSMCERAQIPMFSTHESSAFVIDVLRAYLSKHFADRTTMHGVFMDILGLGVLITGESGLGKSELGLELISRGNGLVADDAVDFFRINQTTIEGKCPDLLQNLLEVRGIGLLDIRAIFGETAVRRKMRLRLIVHLVRKETLEREYERLPYEPLTQDVLGVPVLKVVIQVVAGRNIAVLVEAAVRNTILNLRGIDTYQEFVERHRRAMEQRDGS
- the hpf gene encoding ribosome hibernation-promoting factor, HPF/YfiA family — encoded protein: MNLTISGHHLDVTPALRNYVTGKLDRISRHFDQVVDVKVLLTVEKQKEKDKRQRAECNVHVKGSDLFAESSHSDLYAAVDELVDKLDRQVVRHKDRLQDHHCPLKRAQPA
- the leuS gene encoding leucine--tRNA ligase, with protein sequence MQDKYTPAEVERAAHSHWTARDAYRVTEDAGKKKFYACSMLPYPSGKLHMGHVRNYTINDMLTRYLRMNGHNVLMPMGWDAFGLPAENAALKNGVPPAQWTYDNIAYMKKQMQAMGLAIDWSREVATCDPDYYRWNQWLFLKMLEKGIAYRKTQVVNWDPVDQTVLANEQVIDGRGWRTGALVEKREIPGYYLKITDYAQELLDHVQMGNAKASLTGWPDKVRLMQENWIGKSEGVRFAFTHDIRGDDGLLIGDGRMYVFTTRADTIMGVTFCAVAPEHPLAAHAARSQPEVAAFIEECKSGGTTEAELATQEKKGVRTGLTVTHPLTGEPVDVWVGNYVLMGYGDGAVMGVPAHDERDFAFALKYGIEIKQVVLVDGETFDYHRWQDWYGDKQNGVTINSDSFSGLSYRDAVAAVAHSLNEKGLGEKKTTWRLRDWGVSRQRYWGTPIPIIHCDEHGAVPVPEKDLPVVLPQDCIPDGSGNPLHKHEGFHAGVTCPVCGKAARRETDTMDTFVDSSWYFMRYCDPKNADAMVAGGADYWMPMDQYIGGIEHAILHLLYARFWTKVMRDLGLVKVDEPFTKLLTQGMVLNHIYSRRNDKGGKEYFWPHDVENLVDEAGKVTGARLKNAVGDLPVGTPIDYEGVGTMSKSKNNGVDPQELIEKYGADTARLYTMFTAPPEATLEWNDAAVEGSYRFLRRVWNFGAKLTGIDAAATEAAIQGARSLQDVPFGKEAKALRLEIHTVLKQVDYDYQRMQYNTVVSGAMKMLNALEDFKAVDAPGGLVALIEGFGILLRAIYPATPHIAHGLWSELGYAGALGDLLDAPWPQVDAAALVQDEIELVLQVNGKLRGAIRVPASADRAEIERIALASEDFHKHAAGATPKKVVVVPGRLVNVVV
- the dapB gene encoding 4-hydroxy-tetrahydrodipicolinate reductase, yielding MTVTASPSLPSSSAAGAAPCRVAVAGVSGRMGRMLVEAIRDSGGDLVLAGALDVAASPAIGSDATAFLGHASGVAITADLHEGLAQADVLIDFTRPEGTLAHLAVCAERGVKAVIGTTGFTEAQKAEIAAYAQRTAIVMAPNMSVGVNVTLKLLEMAAKALSTGYDIEIIEAHHRHKVDAPSGTALKMGEVIAGALGRDLKDCAVYGREGVTGERDPSSIGFAAVRGGDIVGDHTVLFAGTGERIEITHKSSNRAGYAQGSLRAVRFLAAHRTGLFDMFDVLNLHG
- a CDS encoding phosphoribosylaminoimidazolesuccinocarboxamide synthase gives rise to the protein MTLPSSPALHTSSLASLPLLARGKVRDNYAVGDDRILMVASDRISAFDVIMGEPIPGKGELLTQMALYWFDKLGHLCPTHLTGDAPESVVSAEEAAQVRGRSMLVQRLRPIPVEAVVRGYLAGSGWKEYQATRSVCGVQLPEGLTNAARLPQPIYTPAAKAAMGEHDENITFERTVEMVGIELATKIRDTSIALYEAAAAIALEKGMIIADTKFEFGLAPDDTLVLMDEVLTPDSSRYWPVEGYEAALAAGENPPSYDKQFVRDWLEQAQVNGAPWNKSAPAPRLPREVVEKTAAKYREALERLTAA
- a CDS encoding LPS-assembly lipoprotein LptE, with the protein product MLLRKRTLLTLLATAPLAAGLTACGFRLRGAPEFQFRTMYIQAGGGSLLARELERTLRGAGGNLTVLREPADLPKAETVFELLSEQRERVVVGYNASGQVRELQLRLRIRFKLRNQQGVELIPPTELLQQRDVSYNESIALAKEAEEALLYRNMQTDLVQQLLRRLAAAKPQP